One genomic region from Gemmatimonadaceae bacterium encodes:
- the recN gene encoding DNA repair protein RecN: protein MLTELRIRNFAIIESLTLPLADGFNVLSGETGAGKSIIVGALGFLLGERGSSDLIRTGADKATVEGVFDVATSSPVAALIDERGIETDDGTVVLRREISTAGRGRAWANGSPVTATVLGEIGRALVNLHGQHEAQALLDSESQRRILDEFGGSVAQAATVTGAHAELSRIRREIAQLSSRRSDAEKRSDYLRHVVREIESARLSPGEDKSLEDEARVLENADELRGLAEGMSALLSAEDEGILERLASVNRSLAGVQRVDPSGARLQELYDSGFYALDELARAVDEYARSVDLDPERLEIVRRRREVIYSLVKKYGPSLDDVIETGRKARAELDLVDSGSFDLAQLETRAAAAVNALDTAARTLSSMRAGAAKKLARAVDGVLPDLGMIGGKFTVTLDPKPASDENGAEEVEFRVALNVGHDARPLARVASGGELSRVMLALKTILARADAVPTLVFDEVDAGIGGKVGLQVGDTLRRVAEHHQVFAISHLPQIAARAHNHIVVAKAAKGGVTTADVTVLEGPTRVVEIARMLGGDPESKVSRAHAKELLESAAGA from the coding sequence ATGCTGACAGAGCTCAGGATACGAAACTTCGCGATCATCGAATCGCTGACGCTGCCGCTGGCCGACGGATTCAATGTTCTGTCGGGCGAAACGGGCGCGGGAAAGTCCATCATCGTCGGCGCCCTCGGATTCCTGCTGGGGGAGCGGGGAAGCTCGGATCTTATTCGCACCGGCGCGGACAAAGCGACAGTGGAAGGAGTGTTCGACGTCGCTACTTCTTCGCCTGTCGCCGCGCTGATTGACGAGCGCGGGATCGAGACCGACGATGGCACGGTGGTTCTCAGGCGTGAGATCTCGACCGCGGGACGCGGCCGGGCGTGGGCCAATGGATCACCGGTCACCGCGACGGTGCTCGGCGAAATTGGCCGTGCGCTGGTGAATCTGCACGGCCAGCACGAAGCGCAGGCGCTGCTCGACAGCGAATCACAGCGCCGCATCCTCGATGAATTCGGAGGCTCGGTCGCGCAGGCGGCGACCGTGACCGGTGCGCACGCGGAGCTTTCCCGTATCCGCAGAGAGATCGCGCAGCTCAGCTCCCGGCGTTCGGATGCGGAGAAGAGGTCGGACTATCTGCGTCACGTAGTGCGCGAGATCGAGAGCGCGCGTCTCTCGCCGGGCGAGGACAAAAGCCTGGAGGACGAGGCGAGAGTGCTCGAGAACGCTGACGAGCTGCGCGGGCTGGCGGAAGGGATGAGCGCGCTGCTCTCCGCGGAGGACGAAGGTATTCTCGAGCGTCTTGCGTCGGTGAACCGCTCGCTTGCGGGCGTGCAGCGGGTTGACCCGTCGGGCGCGCGGCTGCAGGAGCTGTACGACTCCGGCTTCTACGCGCTCGACGAGCTCGCTCGCGCGGTGGACGAATACGCGCGCTCGGTGGATCTGGATCCGGAGCGTCTGGAAATCGTGCGCCGGCGTCGCGAAGTGATCTACTCGCTGGTCAAGAAGTACGGTCCCTCGCTGGACGACGTCATCGAGACGGGGAGGAAGGCGCGCGCCGAGCTGGACCTCGTTGATTCGGGGTCGTTCGATCTGGCGCAGCTCGAGACGCGCGCGGCCGCCGCGGTGAACGCGCTCGACACCGCGGCGCGCACGCTTTCCTCGATGCGTGCCGGAGCCGCGAAGAAGCTCGCGCGAGCGGTGGATGGAGTGCTGCCGGATCTCGGGATGATTGGCGGCAAATTCACCGTGACACTCGATCCGAAGCCGGCTTCTGATGAGAATGGCGCCGAGGAGGTCGAGTTCCGCGTCGCGTTGAACGTTGGCCATGATGCGCGGCCGCTTGCGCGCGTCGCGTCGGGTGGCGAGCTCTCGCGCGTGATGCTCGCGCTCAAGACCATACTCGCCCGCGCCGATGCCGTACCGACGCTCGTATTCGATGAAGTGGACGCCGGCATCGGGGGCAAGGTCGGGCTGCAGGTCGGCGACACGCTCCGTCGCGTGGCGGAGCACCATCAGGTGTTCGCGATCTCGCATCTCCCGCAGATCGCCGCGCGCGCACACAATCACATCGTGGTCGCGAAAGCGGCGAAGGGCGGTGTGACGACGGCCGATGTAACGGTGCTCGAGGGACCGACGCGCGTCGTCGAGATTGCGCGAATGCTGGGCGGCGATCCAGAGAGCAAGGTGAGTCGTGCCCACGCCAAGGAGCTCCTCGAGAGCGCCGCGGGCGCGTGA
- a CDS encoding NAD(+)/NADH kinase has translation MRVGVIGHTGYEDLPAILEGLLRLAPPLGLDLLFEQEMHEVAGGERLEDPRDIDALLTLGGDGTLLRGARFLAGAPVPILGINLGRLGFLTTCGGDKVQEALRLLASGTYVAEARMALRGSAVDGDGANRQEWLALNDFVVHKGGFARVVRLGISVNGESIGTYAVDGVIVSTPTGSTAYSLSAGGPVVFPTLESIILTPISAHALGVRPLVVPADTEVVIDTTMSSEALMVTVDGQVGTELVPGEKLVVKRADNPVHIIRLPGTSFFERMRAKLGWGGPPESD, from the coding sequence ATGCGCGTCGGCGTCATCGGACACACTGGCTATGAAGACCTGCCGGCGATCCTCGAGGGGTTGCTCCGGCTCGCGCCTCCGCTTGGCCTGGACCTCCTGTTCGAGCAGGAGATGCATGAAGTTGCGGGTGGCGAGCGCCTCGAGGACCCGCGTGACATAGATGCGCTGCTGACGCTTGGCGGCGATGGAACTCTGCTCCGCGGCGCCCGTTTTCTCGCGGGCGCACCGGTTCCGATACTCGGGATCAATCTCGGACGACTCGGATTCCTCACCACGTGCGGCGGTGACAAGGTGCAGGAAGCGCTGCGCCTTCTCGCCTCCGGCACCTATGTCGCCGAAGCGCGCATGGCGCTCCGCGGGAGCGCGGTGGACGGCGACGGTGCGAACCGGCAGGAGTGGCTGGCCCTCAACGATTTCGTCGTCCACAAGGGCGGATTCGCGCGAGTAGTGCGACTTGGCATCAGCGTGAACGGCGAGTCCATCGGCACGTACGCGGTGGATGGAGTGATCGTGTCCACGCCGACCGGCTCCACGGCGTACAGTCTCTCCGCCGGCGGACCCGTTGTCTTCCCGACGCTCGAGTCAATCATTCTGACTCCGATTTCTGCGCATGCCCTCGGTGTTCGGCCGCTTGTGGTGCCGGCCGATACCGAAGTCGTGATTGATACCACCATGAGCTCGGAAGCGCTGATGGTGACTGTGGACGGACAAGTCGGCACGGAGCTCGTTCCCGGCGAAAAGCTCGTCGTCAAACGCGCCGACAATCCTGTCCATATCATCCGGCTTCCCGGCACCAGCTTCTTCGAGCGTATGCGCGCGAAGCTGGGATGGGGCGGGCCTCCGGAAAGCGACTAG
- the dxs gene encoding 1-deoxy-D-xylulose-5-phosphate synthase has product MTDKHSILDNPELPAALRTMSRDELREVSAAIRERLIEVCSRTGGHIGAGLGVVELSVAIHAVFDTPRDQVLWDVGHQGYPHKLLTGRNGDMETLRQEHGISGFLKRTESEYDTFGAGHAATAISAGLGVATARDINGDSFKVVSILGDGALTCGLAYEGLNNAGASGRDFIVILNDNEMSIAPNVGAMSRYLTSIQRNPLYNRVRSAVGAVMDTGPAKRAGVSTIVRKWEESMKAFLTPGVLFEELGFRYFGPIDGHDLDALMDTLSAVRDFTGPRLVHVITQKGKGFPAGEHTEKWHALPPGHDPATGKQLKVSSANAAYTVVFGKGLSDLAAENEKIVAVTAAMPSGTGTGFFAAAHPDRFFDVGIAEGHAVTFAAGMATHGLIPFCVIYSTFLQRAYDNIIHDVAIQHLPVIFAMDRAGLVGEDGPTHMGLYDIAYMLAVPGMTVTAPKNGEEMLALVRTAAAHTGGPFSLRYPRDAVPDIVPPIGEIETVPYGTWEILRKGSGVRDAAGGIAILAVGTMVLPSLAAAEALAEEGLNATVVNCRFIKPHDAGALAALVADNRYLLVVEEGTVVNGFGAHMSAVVSELDPAVQVIAHGVPDAFIEQAPRARQLASVGLDAAGIAARVRKLRQSDSRRARLRAG; this is encoded by the coding sequence ATGACGGATAAACATTCCATCCTCGATAATCCGGAGCTGCCGGCCGCGCTGCGGACCATGTCGCGTGACGAGCTGCGCGAGGTCTCGGCCGCAATCCGCGAACGCCTGATCGAGGTCTGCTCGCGCACGGGCGGTCACATCGGCGCCGGACTTGGTGTCGTCGAGCTGTCGGTCGCGATTCACGCCGTGTTCGATACGCCGCGCGATCAGGTTCTCTGGGACGTTGGTCACCAGGGCTATCCGCACAAGCTGCTCACCGGGCGCAACGGCGACATGGAGACACTCCGGCAGGAGCACGGAATCTCCGGCTTTCTCAAGAGAACGGAGAGCGAGTACGACACGTTCGGAGCCGGACACGCGGCGACGGCGATCTCGGCCGGCCTTGGAGTGGCGACAGCGCGCGACATCAACGGCGATTCGTTCAAGGTCGTCTCGATACTTGGCGACGGCGCGCTCACGTGCGGCCTGGCATACGAAGGACTGAACAACGCCGGCGCATCGGGGCGCGATTTCATCGTCATCCTCAATGACAACGAGATGTCGATCGCTCCGAACGTCGGGGCGATGTCCAGGTATCTCACTTCCATTCAGCGGAATCCCCTGTACAATCGCGTGCGGTCGGCAGTTGGCGCGGTGATGGACACCGGTCCGGCGAAGCGAGCCGGCGTGAGCACGATAGTCAGGAAGTGGGAAGAGAGCATGAAGGCTTTTCTCACGCCCGGCGTGCTGTTCGAGGAGCTCGGATTCAGGTACTTCGGTCCGATTGACGGGCACGACCTGGACGCGTTGATGGACACGCTCTCCGCCGTGCGCGACTTCACCGGCCCGAGACTCGTGCATGTGATCACTCAGAAAGGGAAGGGGTTTCCCGCGGGCGAGCACACCGAGAAATGGCATGCGCTGCCGCCGGGTCACGATCCGGCGACGGGCAAGCAGCTCAAGGTCTCTTCCGCGAACGCGGCGTACACTGTGGTGTTCGGGAAGGGACTCAGCGATCTCGCGGCGGAGAACGAGAAGATCGTCGCCGTCACGGCGGCGATGCCGAGCGGAACGGGGACCGGATTCTTTGCCGCGGCGCATCCGGACCGGTTTTTCGACGTCGGAATCGCCGAAGGCCATGCGGTGACGTTCGCCGCTGGAATGGCGACCCATGGCCTGATTCCGTTCTGCGTGATCTACTCGACGTTCCTCCAGCGCGCGTACGACAACATCATCCACGATGTCGCCATTCAGCATCTGCCCGTCATCTTCGCGATGGACCGCGCAGGTCTGGTCGGAGAGGACGGACCGACGCACATGGGCCTCTACGACATCGCGTACATGCTGGCCGTGCCCGGCATGACGGTGACCGCCCCGAAGAACGGCGAGGAAATGCTGGCGCTCGTCCGCACTGCCGCTGCCCATACGGGTGGCCCGTTCTCTCTGCGCTATCCGCGCGATGCCGTTCCGGACATCGTCCCGCCGATCGGTGAGATCGAGACGGTCCCGTACGGAACGTGGGAGATTCTGCGGAAGGGGTCCGGCGTGCGCGACGCTGCCGGTGGAATCGCGATTCTCGCCGTGGGAACGATGGTGCTGCCGTCGCTCGCTGCCGCTGAGGCGCTGGCCGAGGAAGGACTCAACGCGACGGTGGTGAATTGCCGCTTCATCAAGCCGCACGACGCCGGCGCACTCGCCGCTCTCGTCGCCGACAACCGCTACCTTCTGGTCGTGGAAGAGGGAACAGTGGTGAACGGCTTCGGCGCGCACATGTCGGCCGTCGTATCCGAGCTCGATCCGGCCGTGCAGGTCATCGCGCATGGCGTGCCGGACGCGTTCATCGAACAGGCCCCGCGTGCGCGACAGCTCGCGAGCGTCGGCCTCGATGCAGCGGGAATTGCGGCGCGCGTGAGAAAGCTGCGCCAGAGCGATTCGCGGCGCGCGCGGCTGCGCGCCGGCTGA
- a CDS encoding polyprenyl synthetase family protein, whose amino-acid sequence MHAGDREAVEAAIGVIRDRDTAAIPEPVGSAVRYALTGGGKRLRGMLVLAAYRAAGGTGDASGIAASVEIIHAYSLVHDDLPCMDDDDMRRGRLSTHRAFDVPVATAAGAVMIPLAARAAHRAARELRLPGSACCTIVKVLMRGAGAGGMIGGQLLDLAGEGRTLSREDLDAVHAAKTGALMAASVEVGGIAAGAEAERVGALAAYGERIGLAFQIMDDVLDVTGSTHQLGKTAGRDVALGKSTYPALLGVEGAIAGATGLVAEGCEALRVHGLLTGELENIAGFIVSRSH is encoded by the coding sequence TTGCACGCGGGAGACCGGGAAGCGGTCGAGGCGGCGATCGGAGTCATCCGCGATCGGGATACTGCAGCCATTCCCGAGCCCGTTGGCTCTGCGGTTCGATACGCTCTGACTGGAGGCGGGAAGCGCCTGCGAGGGATGCTGGTCCTCGCTGCATATCGCGCGGCCGGCGGAACCGGTGACGCATCGGGAATCGCCGCATCTGTCGAGATCATCCACGCGTATTCCCTGGTGCACGACGACCTGCCATGCATGGATGACGACGACATGCGGCGCGGACGCCTCTCGACTCATCGGGCGTTCGACGTGCCGGTCGCGACAGCCGCGGGGGCCGTCATGATCCCTCTCGCGGCGCGCGCGGCCCACCGCGCTGCGCGGGAGCTTCGGTTGCCCGGGAGTGCCTGCTGTACGATAGTTAAGGTATTGATGCGGGGAGCCGGAGCCGGCGGGATGATCGGCGGACAGCTGCTCGATCTCGCGGGGGAGGGCCGGACGCTTTCGCGGGAAGACCTGGATGCCGTTCACGCCGCGAAGACGGGTGCGCTGATGGCCGCGTCGGTAGAGGTTGGAGGCATCGCCGCCGGCGCGGAAGCGGAGCGTGTAGGTGCGCTCGCGGCCTACGGCGAGCGGATCGGTCTCGCATTTCAGATAATGGATGACGTTCTCGACGTGACCGGCTCGACGCACCAGCTTGGCAAGACCGCCGGACGCGATGTAGCGCTCGGCAAGAGTACATATCCGGCCCTTCTGGGCGTCGAGGGCGCAATAGCCGGTGCGACCGGGCTGGTGGCGGAAGGGTGTGAAGCGCTGCGGGTGCACGGATTGCTCACCGGCGAGTTGGAAAATATCGCCGGTTTCATCGTTTCTCGAAGTCACTGA
- the xseB gene encoding exodeoxyribonuclease VII small subunit, with the protein MSFESNLLRLEQIVAQLEGDRLNLSASLGLFEEGIELLRLASDELNETEAKVKELVERADGVLELRDFGG; encoded by the coding sequence ATGTCCTTTGAATCCAATCTGTTGAGACTCGAGCAGATCGTCGCCCAACTTGAGGGCGACCGGCTCAACCTGAGCGCGTCGCTCGGGCTGTTCGAAGAGGGAATCGAGCTGCTTCGGCTAGCTTCGGACGAGCTGAACGAAACCGAAGCGAAGGTCAAGGAGCTGGTGGAGCGGGCCGACGGGGTCCTGGAGCTTCGCGATTTCGGCGGATAG
- a CDS encoding metalloregulator ArsR/SmtB family transcription factor: protein MQLSPSLPIFDRMTALADSTRSRMLLLLERHELTVNEIRSVLQLPQSTVSRHLKVLGDHDWIVSRPEGTSRRYRAAEKLDASSRKLWHLVREQVIATPAAAQDTRRVQTVLAHRRSKSQKFFSSAAGQWDRLRVELFGRRADLMGLLGLLDDTWTVGDLGCGTGQLTESLAPFVGRVIAVDDSSAMLAAARRRLTSMNNVDVRSGRLESLPIEDGSLDAALLFLVLHYVPEPAEAIAEARRVLKPGGRLLIVDMMPHDREDLLHDMGHVWRGFSEEQISSLLEAAEFSGGRYHPLPPDEAAKGPTLFAAVARRAEAPATSAAEGDGTAAALALTA from the coding sequence ATGCAACTCTCCCCGTCTCTCCCGATCTTCGACCGCATGACGGCGCTCGCCGACTCCACACGGAGCCGGATGCTGCTGCTGCTCGAACGTCACGAGCTCACTGTCAATGAGATCCGGTCGGTGCTCCAGCTTCCACAGTCCACAGTCAGCCGCCACCTGAAGGTCCTCGGCGATCATGACTGGATCGTCTCGCGCCCCGAAGGCACGAGCCGCCGGTACCGAGCGGCTGAGAAATTGGATGCGTCCAGCCGGAAGCTCTGGCATCTCGTGCGCGAGCAGGTAATTGCGACACCTGCAGCGGCCCAGGACACGAGGCGCGTACAGACGGTGCTGGCTCATCGCCGCAGCAAATCGCAGAAGTTCTTCTCGTCGGCCGCGGGCCAGTGGGACCGGCTACGCGTGGAGCTCTTCGGCCGGCGCGCCGATCTCATGGGACTTCTTGGACTGCTCGACGACACATGGACCGTCGGCGACCTTGGCTGCGGCACGGGACAGCTCACCGAATCGCTCGCGCCGTTCGTCGGGCGCGTGATCGCGGTGGACGACTCTTCCGCCATGCTCGCCGCCGCCCGCCGGCGTCTCACTTCAATGAACAACGTGGACGTCCGGAGCGGCCGGCTCGAGTCGCTGCCGATAGAGGATGGATCACTCGATGCTGCACTGCTCTTCCTCGTATTGCATTACGTTCCCGAGCCCGCTGAGGCAATCGCCGAAGCGCGCCGCGTGCTCAAGCCGGGCGGCCGACTGCTCATCGTGGACATGATGCCGCACGATCGCGAGGATCTGTTGCACGACATGGGACATGTCTGGCGCGGATTTTCCGAGGAGCAGATCTCATCGCTGCTCGAGGCCGCCGAATTCTCCGGCGGCAGGTACCACCCCCTTCCGCCGGACGAAGCGGCGAAGGGACCGACGCTGTTCGCGGCGGTGGCTCGCCGCGCCGAGGCCCCCGCGACGAGCGCGGCCGAGGGAGATGGAACCGCCGCAGCACTGGCACTGACCGCCTGA
- the ahcY gene encoding adenosylhomocysteinase has translation MTSVAELSTTPETGASGSGRFSVSSDRLPYKVANISLAEFGRNEIRLAEHEMPGLMALRSEYKGKQPLAGAKIMGSLHMTVQTAVLIETLVELGADVRWVSCNIFSTQDHAAAAVVVGKDGTIDNPRGTPVYAWKGETLEEYWWCTDQALVWPDGSGPTLLLDDGGDATLLVHKGVEFEKAGAVPAFNEATDSEEYGVILGLLRNELAKNSARWTTMSKDLRGVSEETTTGVHRLYQMMEAGQLLFCAINVNDSVTKSKFDNLYGCRHSLTDGILRASDVMLAGKVAVICGYGDVGKGCAQALKGQGARVVITEIDPICALQAAMEGYQVTTLEDVVETADIFITATGNKDIITAAHMARMKDKAIVGNIGHFDNEIDMAGLKKAKGVKRVNIKPQYDEFVFPDGHSVMILAEGRLLNLGCATGHPSFVMSASFTNQVMAQIELHQNAGKYEKRVYTLPKHLDEKVARLHLDKLGVKLTKLSESQAEYLGLPVEGPYKADHYRY, from the coding sequence GTGACGAGCGTAGCTGAACTTTCCACAACGCCGGAGACCGGGGCATCCGGATCTGGCCGCTTCTCCGTGAGCAGCGACCGGCTACCGTACAAGGTCGCGAACATTTCGCTCGCCGAGTTCGGGCGCAACGAGATCCGTCTCGCGGAACACGAGATGCCCGGCCTCATGGCTCTTCGCAGCGAGTACAAGGGCAAGCAGCCCCTCGCCGGCGCGAAGATCATGGGCTCGCTGCACATGACGGTGCAGACCGCGGTCCTCATCGAGACGCTCGTCGAGCTCGGGGCCGATGTGCGCTGGGTGTCGTGCAACATCTTCTCGACTCAGGATCACGCGGCCGCCGCGGTAGTGGTTGGAAAGGATGGAACGATTGACAATCCGCGCGGCACGCCGGTATATGCGTGGAAGGGCGAGACGCTCGAGGAGTACTGGTGGTGCACCGATCAGGCGCTCGTGTGGCCCGACGGCTCGGGCCCGACTCTTCTCCTCGATGACGGAGGCGACGCGACGCTGCTCGTCCACAAGGGTGTCGAGTTCGAGAAGGCGGGCGCTGTTCCCGCTTTCAACGAAGCCACCGACTCGGAAGAGTATGGCGTGATCCTCGGCCTGCTTCGCAACGAGCTGGCGAAGAACTCGGCGCGATGGACGACGATGTCGAAGGATCTGCGCGGCGTTTCAGAAGAGACGACCACGGGAGTGCATCGCCTCTATCAGATGATGGAGGCCGGCCAGCTCCTCTTCTGCGCCATCAACGTCAACGATTCCGTCACCAAGTCGAAATTCGACAACCTGTACGGCTGCCGCCACTCGCTGACCGACGGAATTCTCCGCGCGTCGGACGTGATGCTCGCCGGCAAGGTCGCCGTCATCTGCGGATACGGCGACGTCGGCAAGGGCTGTGCGCAGGCGCTCAAGGGCCAGGGCGCACGCGTCGTGATTACCGAGATAGATCCGATCTGCGCGCTGCAGGCGGCGATGGAAGGCTATCAGGTCACGACCCTCGAGGATGTTGTCGAGACGGCTGACATCTTCATCACCGCGACGGGCAACAAGGACATCATCACCGCCGCTCACATGGCGCGGATGAAGGACAAGGCGATCGTCGGCAACATCGGCCATTTCGACAACGAGATTGACATGGCCGGCCTGAAAAAGGCGAAGGGCGTGAAGCGCGTGAACATCAAGCCGCAGTACGACGAGTTCGTTTTCCCCGACGGTCACAGCGTCATGATCCTGGCCGAAGGTCGCCTGCTCAACCTCGGCTGCGCGACGGGTCATCCGAGCTTCGTGATGTCGGCGAGCTTCACCAATCAGGTGATGGCGCAGATCGAGCTGCATCAGAACGCGGGCAAGTACGAGAAGCGGGTGTACACGCTGCCCAAGCATCTCGACGAGAAGGTAGCGCGGCTGCACCTCGACAAGCTGGGCGTGAAGCTGACGAAGCTCAGCGAGTCACAGGCGGAGTATCTCGGGTTGCCGGTCGAGGGACCGTACAAGGCGGACCACTACAGGTACTAG
- a CDS encoding RtcB family protein: protein MTTSSIELTKPRREDLRPAGQYGFELPVTWRSDMRVPVRVYADDALLQPMLEGEAMLQLVNVATLPGLVDRVYGMPDMHEGYGFPVGGVAATRLPDGVVSPGGVGFDINCGVRLLALPLTRAELGDRLESFVHQLSRSIPSGMGRGGEWRLTDAELDAVLTGGSPHLVRAFGIGVDDDATHTESNGRLDGADPSKVSRRAKDRGRSQLGSLGAGNHFLEVQTVESITDPGVAQTFGLRKDQLTVLIHTGSRGFGHQVCTDYVKLMDGRLEANGITLPDRQLSCAPVNSPEGRDYLAAMACAANYAWSNRHRIAHVVRTVAVKELGVSAGDIHTVYDVAHNIAKIETYGGQQLCVHRKGATRAFGPGSPDIPERYRAVGQPVFIPGSMGTGSWVLVGDIRAATQSWASACHGAGRTLSRHAAKRQVTGAQVRRDLEQQGIVVRCPSSAGLAEEAPFAYKDVDRVAIVVEGAGLARRVARLRPVGVIKG from the coding sequence ATGACGACATCCTCGATCGAGCTCACCAAGCCGCGACGTGAGGATTTGCGGCCGGCCGGACAATACGGCTTCGAGCTACCCGTCACATGGCGCAGCGACATGCGGGTGCCGGTGCGGGTGTATGCGGACGACGCGTTGCTCCAGCCCATGCTCGAGGGCGAAGCGATGCTGCAGCTCGTCAACGTCGCGACGCTGCCCGGCCTCGTGGATCGCGTATACGGCATGCCGGACATGCACGAAGGGTATGGGTTCCCGGTGGGCGGCGTAGCGGCCACGCGCCTGCCCGACGGTGTGGTGTCGCCCGGCGGCGTTGGCTTCGACATCAACTGTGGCGTGCGGCTGCTTGCTCTTCCACTCACGCGCGCCGAGCTTGGAGACAGGTTGGAGTCCTTCGTGCACCAGCTGTCTCGCTCCATTCCGTCGGGGATGGGTCGTGGCGGCGAGTGGCGGCTCACCGACGCGGAGCTCGACGCAGTGCTCACGGGGGGAAGCCCGCATCTCGTGCGCGCGTTCGGCATCGGTGTGGACGATGACGCCACGCACACCGAGTCAAACGGTCGTCTCGATGGCGCTGATCCGTCCAAGGTCTCCCGGCGCGCGAAGGATCGAGGGCGCAGTCAGCTCGGAAGCCTCGGGGCGGGGAATCACTTCCTCGAAGTGCAAACCGTCGAGAGCATCACCGATCCGGGCGTGGCGCAGACGTTCGGTCTGCGAAAGGACCAGTTGACCGTGCTCATTCACACCGGCTCGCGTGGCTTCGGCCACCAGGTGTGCACGGACTACGTGAAGTTGATGGACGGTCGGCTGGAAGCCAACGGCATCACGCTTCCGGATCGACAACTCTCGTGCGCGCCCGTCAATTCGCCCGAGGGCAGGGATTACCTGGCCGCCATGGCGTGTGCCGCGAACTATGCGTGGTCAAACCGGCACCGCATCGCGCACGTCGTTCGCACGGTTGCCGTCAAGGAGCTCGGCGTCTCCGCAGGGGACATTCATACCGTATATGATGTCGCTCACAACATCGCCAAGATTGAGACGTATGGCGGGCAGCAGCTCTGCGTCCATCGCAAAGGGGCGACCCGCGCTTTTGGACCCGGAAGCCCGGACATCCCCGAGCGGTATCGTGCGGTGGGCCAGCCAGTGTTCATTCCGGGCAGCATGGGAACTGGTTCCTGGGTCCTGGTCGGCGATATCCGCGCGGCGACGCAATCCTGGGCGAGCGCGTGTCACGGCGCAGGACGAACTTTGAGCCGCCACGCCGCGAAACGTCAGGTGACGGGAGCGCAGGTTCGTCGCGATCTCGAGCAGCAGGGAATCGTCGTGCGCTGTCCCAGCAGCGCGGGCCTCGCTGAAGAAGCCCCGTTCGCGTACAAGGATGTCGATCGCGTCGCGATCGTCGTGGAGGGCGCTGGCTTGGCGCGTCGTGTCGCCCGGCTGCGGCCAGTCGGAGTCATCAAGGGCTGA
- a CDS encoding archease yields MTVSSRTVEHVGEWRVELRANMLAEIFQELARVIAHSAGTSSGSHGPWEDLEVEARDREGLLVDYANELVSRSEIDRRAYDDVRDIVIHDEGPPRIHARVRGRPVKSWRSPLKAATYHGVRLSREGEGWLASVLFDV; encoded by the coding sequence ATGACCGTATCGTCTCGGACTGTCGAGCATGTCGGCGAGTGGCGCGTTGAGCTTCGAGCCAACATGTTGGCGGAGATCTTCCAGGAGTTGGCGCGCGTCATTGCGCACTCAGCGGGCACCTCCTCCGGGTCGCACGGGCCCTGGGAGGACCTCGAGGTCGAGGCACGGGATCGTGAAGGGCTGTTGGTGGACTATGCGAACGAGCTGGTGAGCCGAAGCGAGATTGACAGGCGCGCCTACGACGACGTGCGCGATATCGTAATCCACGACGAAGGTCCGCCGCGGATCCATGCGCGCGTACGCGGCCGACCAGTCAAATCGTGGCGCTCGCCATTGAAAGCCGCCACGTATCACGGGGTGCGTTTGTCACGAGAGGGCGAGGGTTGGCTGGCAAGCGTCTTGTTCGACGTGTGA
- a CDS encoding lysophospholipid acyltransferase family protein produces the protein MSRIASRIALAISGCRIDIEGLAQLPRQGPLVLVTNHTSYADTPVLVAALPIDFVIVAMTEILRWPLIGTFSRRGEHPLVDRWHLSQSLADAATIERRLREGEAILFFVEGGFSRASGLRPFRLGAFEAAVATGAAVVPIALRGTRRLLPADTHMPRPGPVHVWIGESLRAVGTGWKAAVELRDRAADAVAQHCGELRRDGIVRPDVNGPVSGRRLE, from the coding sequence TTGAGTCGGATCGCATCTCGCATCGCGCTCGCGATCAGCGGTTGCCGGATCGACATCGAGGGGCTTGCGCAGCTGCCCAGGCAGGGACCTCTCGTTCTGGTCACGAATCACACTTCCTACGCCGATACCCCCGTCCTCGTCGCCGCGTTGCCTATAGACTTCGTGATCGTGGCGATGACGGAGATTCTCAGGTGGCCTCTGATCGGCACGTTCTCTCGACGAGGGGAGCATCCTTTGGTCGACCGCTGGCATCTATCGCAAAGCCTCGCGGACGCCGCCACCATCGAGCGCCGGTTACGAGAGGGAGAGGCCATTCTGTTTTTCGTCGAGGGTGGTTTCTCCCGCGCCAGCGGCCTCCGGCCATTTCGACTCGGGGCATTCGAAGCGGCCGTCGCGACCGGAGCGGCCGTCGTGCCCATCGCGCTCCGCGGAACGCGGCGCCTGCTTCCCGCCGACACGCACATGCCTCGCCCCGGCCCCGTGCATGTCTGGATCGGCGAGTCGCTCCGAGCCGTTGGCACCGGTTGGAAAGCCGCGGTCGAGTTGCGCGACAGAGCGGCCGATGCCGTGGCCCAGCACTGCGGCGAGCTGAGACGCGACGGCATTGTCCGGCCAGACGTAAACGGCCCGGTATCCGGGCGGAGGTTGGAATGA